One genomic window of Caenorhabditis elegans chromosome I includes the following:
- the glh-4 gene encoding ATP-dependent RNA helicase glh-4 (Confirmed by transcript evidence): MSFSDDGWGAEAEVKVAEDVPEKNVPPPVEPPRAPQSTAIKTEPERNSDEPSAGFGIDPITTSKTFGSQTTPKTEFGGAPSLSGFGGNAAAAAANKTSFDQQGNGFGGAAKHGFGGVGGAPSSFGANVIPVNKPSLGHKTTGFGGEPKHVSGGAFSSANNFDQQDKGFGGAASSGFGNGSMLTNQKVGLENQTTGVGASEVPTSKPSSFGQQPAVVSGFGGAAKMGFGGSSSSGFGGQKAGATESSGFPTKETSTSQPGFGGDSSTGFGSGLKAGFGGHGAGAAENSGLPTETTGFGGKLPSAGFGASSSNESAFGQQSKGFGGATKNGFGGDSSSSFGSGSKAGFGGTSSSGIGGQKPGATESSGFPTKETSTSGGTFGSGFGGKPTSTGFGAPSTTDSSSGQQTAGFGGASKPGFGGDSSTGFGSGLKAGFGGHRASTAENSGLPTETTGFGGKLPPAGFGASSSNESAFGQQSKGFGGATKNGFGGDSSNSFGKRDSGFGGPQDQGFGDTDAPSKSGLGSFNTGGGAVKSAFGAAGFGSSSNFGNGNTFGEPSDNQRGNWDGGERPRGCHNCGEEGHISKECDKPKVPRFPCRNCEQLGHFASDCDQPRVPRGPCRNCGIEGHFAVDCDQPKVPRGPCRNCGQEGHFAKDCQNERVRMEPTEPCRRCAEEGHWGYECPTRPKDLQGNFLESYDFVFTPDDKMFEDAVNNDDKIDFDQKVVASTGKVEIPDMASFDGFKILPQDLHDNLKRMKMNRPTPIQRASFFPIMHGNDVVACAHTGSGKTLAFLIPFVIKLMEEFEKDRDVTDEKPSPRLLIVAPTRELVNQTFTTARQLTYETGLKCGLAFGGYSRNANVQHLRSFSQLNILVATMGRLQDFVNAGEVSLSKMKYIVLDEADRMVDSNDFGEEVSKIIGSPGERTQQTVLFSASFSEDLQSDDLPKFVKEGYTMLQVDKFGTANEKIDQKILPVPRTEKRDAIYKLLGIDENTVTLLPDAPIEKQKTLIFVNSVKFCDTLAALISSAGVSTISMHSYQNQEQRDRTLDDFRRGKYQCMVASNVCARGLNIAGLDHVVNYDMPDKNGFDEYVNRIGRTGRAGFTGTSTAFVDVENDTDIIPCLVSILNEAKKEVPEWLTEGAGHQEEGGDDWNEQEQEW; this comes from the exons ATGAG tttttccgaTGACGGATGGGGCGCGGAGGCCGAAGTGAAAGTCGCGGAAGATGTTCCGGAAAAGAACGTTCCGCCGCCAGTGGAACCACCAAGAGCTCCCCAAAGTACTGCTATCAAGACGGAGCCGGAAAGAAACTCCGATGAGCCATCAGCTGGATTTGGAATTGATCCGATTACCACTAGCAAGACTTTCGGAAGTCAAACAACaccaaaaactgaattcggTGGAGCACCATCGTTGTCTGGGTTCGGTGGAAacgctgctgctgctgctgcaaaCAAGACTTCGTTCGACCAGCAAGGTAACGGATTTGGTGGAGCAGCGAAACATGGATTCGGTGGAGTCGGAGGAGCGCCGTCTTCATTTGGTGCTAACGTTATTCCTGTCAACAAGCCATCTCTCGGGCATAAAACAACTGGATTTGGCGGAGAACCGAAACATGTGTCTGGTGGAGCGTTCTCGTctgcaaataattttgatcAACAAGATAAAGGATTCGGCGGGGCAGCAAGTTCAGGATTCGGAAACGGATCTATGCTGACAAACCAGAAAGTTGGATTAGAGAATCAAACCACTGGAGTCGGTGCAAGTGAAGTTCCTACGAGCAAGCCGTCTTCTTTCGGACAACAACCAGCAGTGGTTTCAG GATTTGGAGGTGCTGCAAAAATGGGATTCGGTGGATCATCCTCGTCTGGATTCGGTGGTCAGAAAGCGGGCGCCACGGAGAGCTCTGGATTTCCAACCAAAGAAACATCTACATCCCAGCCAGGATTCGGAGGAGATTCCAGTACAGGATTCGGAAGTGGTTTAAAAGCTGGATTCGGTGGTCATGGAGCAGGCGCTGCGGAGAACTCTGGATTACCAACGGAAACAACCGGTTTCGGAGGAAAACTCCCCTCGGCTGGATTTGGAGCTTCTTCATCAAATGAATCTGCTTTTGGCCAACAATCTAAGGGTTTTGGTGGAGCAACGAAAAACGGATTCGGAGGAGATTCCAGTTCATCGTTTGGAAGTGGTTCTAAAGCTGGATTCGGTGGAACATCCTCGTCTGGAATCGGTGGTCAAAAACCGGGCGCCACGGAGAGCTCTGGATTTCCAACCAAAGAAACATCTACATCTGGAGGAACTTTTGGCTCTGGTTTCGGAGGAAAGCCGACCTCGACTggatttggtgctccatcaaCAACAGATTCTTCTTCCGGTCAACAAACTGCAGGATTTGGTGGCGCATCGAAGCCAGGATTCGGTGGAGATTCCAGTACAGGATTCGGAAGCGGTTTAAAAGCTGGATTCGGTGGTCATAGAGCAAGCACTGCAGAGAACTCGGGATTACCAACGGAAACAACCGGTTTCGGAGGAAAACTCCCCCCGGCTGGATTTGGAGCTTCTTCATCAAATGAATCTGCTTTTGGCCAACAATCTAAGGGATTTGGTGGAGCAACGAAAAACGGATTCGGAGGAGATTCGAGTAACAGTTTTGGAAAGCGAGACTCTGGCTTTGGCGGTCCACAAGATCAAGGATTTGGCGACACTGATGCACCTTCAAAATCCGGCCTTGGAAGCTTCAATACAGGAGGTGGAGCTGTCAAATCAGCTTTCGGAGCCGCTGGCTTTGGTTCCAGTTCAAACTTCGGCAATGGAAACACGTTTGGGGAGCcca gCGACAATCAGCGTGGCAATTGGGATGGCGGAGAGCGACCAAGAGGATGCCATAATTGCGGCGAAGAAGGTCATATTTCGAAAGAATGTGATAAGCCAAAAGTCCCACGTTTTCCTTGCCGAAATTGTGAGCAACTTGGTCACTTTGCTTCCGACTGTGATCAGCCTAGAGTTCCTCGTGGTCCCTGCCGCAACTGTGGAATAGAAGGTCATTTTGCTGTCGATTGTGATCAACCAAAAGTGCCTCGAGGCCCCTGCCGCAACTGTGGACAAGAAGGCCATTTCGCAAAAGATTGTCAGAACGAGAGAGTGCGCATGGAGCCAACAGAGCCATGTCGTCGTTGCGCTGAAGAAGGCCATTGGGGTTACGAGTGTCCGACCAGACCAAAAGATT tgcAAGGAAACTTCCTCGAATCGTATGATTTTGTCTTCACGCCAGACgataaaatgtttgaagatGCAGTCAATAACGATGATAAAATCGACTTCGATCAGAAGGTTGTGGCATCCACTGGAAAGGTTGAAATTCCTGACATGGCATCATTCGATGGTTTCAAAATTCTCCCACAAGACCTCCATGATAACTTGAAGCGCATGAAGATGAACAGACCAACACCGATTCAAAGAGCGTCGTTCTTCCCGATCATGCATGGCAACGATGTTGTTGCATGTGCACACACTGGAAGTGGAAAAACAC tTGCTTTCTTGATACCATTCGTCATCAAGCTGATGGAAGAATTTGAGAAAGATCGAGACGTCACTGATGAGAAACCTTCTCCAAG ACTTCTCATTGTTGCTCCCACTCGTGAATTGGTCAACCAAACGTTCACTACTGCTCGCCAGCTGACATATGAAACGGGATTGAAGTGTGGATTGGCCTTCGGAGGCTACTCTCGCAATGCCAACGTGCAACATCTGCGTAGTTTCAGTCAGCTCAACATTTTGGTTGCCACTATGGGAAGACTGCAGGATTTCGTGAATGCCGGAGAAGTAtctctttcaaaaatgaaatacatCGTACTGGATGAAGCTGATCGTATGGTCGACAGCAACGACTTTGGAGAGGAAGTGAGCAAGATTATCGGATCGCCGGGGGAGCGTACTCAGCAAACTGTGCTGTTTAG TGCATCCTTCTCTGAAGATCTTCAATCCGACGACCTGCCAAAGTTCGTCAAAGAGGGTTACACTATGCTGCAAGTCGACAAGTTCGGAACAGCTAATGAAAAGATCGACCAGAAGATTCTTCCTGTGCCTCGAACCGAGAAACGAGACGCGATTTACAAGCTTCTCGGAATTGATGAAAACACTGTGACTCTCTTGCCGGACGCACCCATCGAGAAACAAAAGACGCTGATCTTCGTGAACTCGGTGAAGTTCTGTGACACTCTTGCGGCTCTCATCTCGAGCGCTGGCGTTAGCACTATTTcg atgcatAGCTACCAAAATCAAGAACAGCGTGATCGTACATTGGATGATTTCCGTCGTGGTAAATACCAGTGTATGGTAGCTTCAAATGTGTGTGCTCGTGGATTGAATATTGCCGGGCTCGATCATGTCGTCAACTACGATATGCCGGATAAAAATGGCTTTGATGAGTATGTCAACCGTATCGGACGTACTGGAAGAGCTGGATTCACCGGAACGTCGACTGCATTCGTTGACGTGGAGAACGACACGGACATTATTCCATGCCTCGTCAGTATCTTGAACGAAGCCAAGAAAGAGGTTCCAGAGTGGCTCACCGAAGGAGCTGGACATCAGGAAGAAGGTGGCGACGATTGGAATGAGCAGGAACAGGAGTGGTGA
- the T12F5.2 gene encoding RING-type domain-containing protein (Confirmed by transcript evidence) translates to MSLVPASFYQNVDIIRDVKFNMKPTCSICMEEFDAIVPKDLRCMTCSSCKMSGSETSFHICRECTIQHHEYDIHTFIDQEPSIHPDAFTICSTCVLKDHNTTHHTVIEYLPIRLNYQLRMNTKSADVLKTRVHKDFSDAMTILSSLPILVKKKECEVAKIAEFMTRAKNTESLTQIFKTFEREMKNIIKILEALKRDGGKLKDTVEQTVKRLEDDNEKIDIAHCLQEFVDLKEHLKIPEMVQIPQDTDLPIIDETLQKEESKKYTIGSVIVSIFSAIFNWLCMFFKFISQMIFGTGSTYYKNVSTEHINLHILAPIFINLICILILYVF, encoded by the exons ATGTCTTTGGTGCCAGCTTCATTCTATCAAAATGTAGATATTATTCGAGATGTGAAGTTTAATATGAAGCCAACGTGTTCGATTTGTATGGAAGaattcg aTGCAATTGTTCCAAAAGATCTTCGTTGTATGACTTGCTCTTCGTGTAAAATGAGTGGATCGGAGACTTCTTTCCACATTTGCCGTGAATGTACGATTCAACATCACGAATACGATATTCATACCTTTATCGATCAGGAG ccttCAATCCATCCGGACGCATTCACAATCTGCTCGACCTGTGTTCTGAAAGATCACAACACTACTCACCACACTGTCATTGAATATCTTCCGATCAGA CTCAACTACCAGCTCAGAATGAACACAAAAAGTGCGGATGTCCTGAAGACTCGCGTTCACAAGGACTTCTCCGACGCAATGACCATTCTGTCATCGTTGCCGATTCTTGTCAAGAAGAAGGAATGCGAGGTTGCCAAGATAGCGGAATTCATGACAAGAGCCAAAAATACGGAGAGTCtcactcaaattttcaagacttTCGAGAGGGAGATGAAGAAT atcataaAAATTCTGGAAGCTTTGAAAAGAGATGGTGGAAAGCTGAAAGATACCGTGGAACAGACTGTCAAGCGACTTGAAGATGACAATGAGAAGATCGACATAGCACACTGTCTTCAAGAATTTGTCGATTTGAAGGAGCATCTCAAGATTCCAGAAATGGTTCAGATTCCACAAGACACTGATCTTCCGATTATTGACGAGACACTTCAAAAGGAGGAATCCAAAAAATACACCATTGGAAGTGTCATCGTCTCGATTTTCAGTGCAATCTTCAATTGGCTGTGCATgttcttcaaatttatttcgCAAATGATTTTCGGGACCGGAAGCACTTATTATAAGAATG TCTCTACTGAACACATCAACCTTCACATCCTGGCTCCAATCTTCATCAATCTCATCTGCATCCTCATCCTCTACGTCTTCTGA
- the larp-5 gene encoding HTH La-type RNA-binding domain-containing protein (Confirmed by transcript evidence) has translation MMIGPQPPGPSSGMSMPSSSSTNQFVPAVPPPPPLSREEIKQLLKNQLEYYFSRENLSSDRYLKCQMDSDNYVPINVLAGFPKIMRLTTDVDLIVEALKESTNVELDEKFEKVRAITKRKVMLIREIPETHREEVVKLIADGPPYTDLQYGVNDGWYVTYENELDAQVAYVAVQHRKNEITQKQVCARIKTCGPSTFAPPPEETPHSENGQMTTLGNGEQGTVHLRELGQTLSDYGFVPVATYRPGDPISSHFEYITPTFRFSGNSLSYNPPMPPVPPLPPQHHQQHQQQQQQQQPPLLQNTPQPYYYGSSVSTTPRNYDEMSTASSNSTHTTTSNYNNRNGSRNGGNQYYESRSSFSNSNEWRSRGGGNGGRFQNNYSENNGRQSNGSNGRWRGNNRNGATTNGYGYQQHNNRQNHYQNGQQRENGENGHHNHYQNGQSSNSWWSGNDGQTRQRKQQHNGYNNRPTVSSSSSSSTSSKYFSPDAVETPTNSGSSTPPQTSVRNPKYHVPTPTDLPPPPVWPAPNFDRRRKSSETSFTTNTTTNTLTPSTPVTPPVLRPAFSESKAPQEPSKPVETKENNKPALTDDFPLPEPLPQKPKIETNHHSAVEKDAEKIKVRSPPVVVASSPAPAAPSPFSFEETAFPSLPKKVEPVKPPQKPTFSSVAAGRLKKIKQLVPEKKTSYAEKAQQYQNNHKK, from the exons ATGATGATCGGCCCCCAGCCGCCGGGACCTTCTTCGGGGATGTCGATgccctcatcatcatcaacgAATCAGTTTGTGCCAGCagttccaccaccaccaccgttGAGTCGTGAAGAGATTAAGCAGCTGTTGAAGAATCAACTGGAGTACTACTTTTCCAG AGAGAATCTGAGCTCGGACCGATATTTGAAATGCCAAATGGATTCGGACAACTATGTGCCGATCAATGTCCTTGCTGGCTTCCCGAAAATAATGCGGCTGACTACGGATGTCGATTTGATTGTGGAAGCGCTGAAAG AATCAACAAATGTGGAATTAGACGAAAAGTTTGAGAAGGTCAGAGCTATCACCAAGCGGAAAGTAATGCTAATCCGAGAAATCCCGGAAACGCATCGAGAA gaagtaGTCAAATTAATAGCAGATGGACCACCGTACACTGATCTACAGTATGGAGTTAATGATGGTTGGTACGTGACCTACGAGAATGAGTTGGACGCTCAAGTTGCCTATGTTGCCGTGCAACAccgtaaaaatgaaataacacAGAAGCAAGTTTGT gcaCGTATAAAAACTTGCGGTCCTTCGACATTTGCTCCCCCACCAGAAGAGACGCCACATTCAGAGAATGGACAAATGACGACACTGGGCAACGGCGAGCAGGGCACAGTACATCTTCGAGAGTTGGGGCAAACGCTTTCTGATTATGGGTTTGTACCTGTGGCCACTTACCGACCTGGAGACCCGATTTCGAGCCACTTCGAGTACATCACACCGACGTTCCGCTTCTCTGGAAACAGCTTGTCATACAATCCTCCGATGCCTCCTGTGCCTCCTCTACCACCACAGCATCATCAGCAacatcagcagcagcagcagcaacaacaaccACCTCTGCTTCAAAATACTCCACAACCATATTACTACGGATCAAGTGTCTCGACGACGCCACGGAACTATGATGAAATGTCGACTGCCTCGTCAAACTCCACTCACACCACAACATCGAATTATAATAATCGCAATGGAAGCAGGAATGGTGGAAATCAATATTATGAGTCACGTAGCAGCTTCTCGAATTCAAATGAATGGCGTTCTCGTGGTGGTGGTAATGGTGGAAGATTCCAGAATAATTATAGTGAAAATAACGGACGGCAAAGTAATGGGAGTAATGGCCGATGGCGTGGAAACAATCGAAATGGAGCAACGACGAATGGTTATGGTTATCAGCAACATAACAATCGACAGAATCATTATCAAAATGGTCAACAACGTGAAAACGGAGAAAATGGACATCATAATCATTATCAGAATGGGCAATCTTCCAATTCTTGGTGGTCGGGAAATGATGGGCAAACCCGTCAACGTAAACAACAGCACAATGGCTATAATAATCGTCCAACTGTATCATCATCTTCCTCATCGAGTACGAGCTCCAAATACTTTTCTCCGGATGCTGTCGAAACTCCGACTAACTCTGGATCAAGTACACCTCCACAAACATCGGTTCGCAATCCGAAATATCATGTTCCTACACCAACGGATCTTCCACCGCCTCCAGTATGGCCTGCACCAAACTTTGACCGGAGAAGAAAAAGTTCGGAAACATCATTCACAACGAACACGACAACTAATACATTGACACCATCGACTCCAGTCACTCCACCCGTGTTGCGACCGGCATTTTCTGAATCTAAAGCTCCGCAAGAACCATCAAAACCAGTGGAAACGAAGGAAAATAATAAGCCAGCTCTAACTGACGATTTTCCATTGCCAGAACCTTTGCcgcaaaaaccgaaaattgagACGAATCATCATTCGGCTGTGGAGAAGGATGCGGAGAAAATCAAAGTG cGCTCCCCGCCCGTCGTTGTAGCTTCTTCTCCAGCACCTGCTGCTCCATCACCATTTTCCTTTGAAGAAACTGCTTTCCCTTCACTTCCAAAGAAGGTGGAACCTGTGAAGCCGCCACAAAAACCGACGTTCAG ttccgtAGCTGCTGGTCGGCTGAAAAAGATCAAACAACTCGTTCCGGAGAAAAAGACGTCGTACGCTGAAAAGGCACAACAATATCAGAacaatcacaaaaaatga